Part of the Lycium ferocissimum isolate CSIRO_LF1 chromosome 6, AGI_CSIRO_Lferr_CH_V1, whole genome shotgun sequence genome, aaaaaatgaaaaaaatattatttggattCATTTCACGCGCTTAAAGAGGGTGAAGAACACGTTTTTGGTCATGTCAGCAACAAGTGTTTAATAGGTATAATTTTTTAAGAGTATAGGTGTTCAATCGGAATAAGCCTCAGTTGATGTGTCTATGAGGAATCTCAGGACAAGTTTAGGGGGTCGCTTATGACTTTTACCTATATTATTAGAAACAATAAAATCTATGCAACTATGATaccacaagtaaatagaagccAAACATAGATGATGTTTTGTTGGTCCAGTACACCGGTTCATCAAATTTAGCAGACAAACTATCGTTAACTTCTGAAATTAAAGAGTATAAAATATTGCTGTTAGAGGGATAATGTGaagataaagagaaaaaaaaaaaaaaagaagaaaaaggacgaGGAGGAGGATAATAAGGATAATGCCTCAGGCTAAAAGACTACAGAGGAAGGCCCTTAATTAAGTGCTCAATTAAAatgaatgatatatttttataattttaaaaataatttaacttaaattttctcttttatccGTAATAAAATGGCTTACCGCCGCATAAATATGTATGAGagtttctcttttcttttttaaattgcaGGAGAAGGAAATAAAATTAAGCTAGAAAGTTTCCGTTtctagttttatttttatttggaagaaaaaagaagcagTGTATTGCCTTCCACATCCACTTGATCCTCGATACCCACGCACCCAACCCTTGAGAGTCAAAGACCCTAGGTTTCCATTTCGGGTAATCTGACAATTTTAGGATCGGATCGGAGAGAATGGATTCAAGCAGGAGGGCGGTTGAGTCATATTGGAGATCGCGGATGATCGATGGAGCCACCTCTGATGAGGAGAAAGTGACTCCTGTTTACAAATTGGAGGAGATTCGTGACTTGCTTAGATCCTCCCATTCCTCTATTGTTAAAGAATTCTCTGACTTCATTCTCAAACGTCTCCAACACAAATCCCCTATTGTCAAGCAAAAGGTACTACTGCTTCTCTATTTAATTGCTTTAGCTGAAGTAGCTGATTTTATTGGAAACCAATCCATTTTCTGATTCATATGGTCCGATTTGGTTAGATTTACCTGTCTCATCTGCTGGATTTTATGACCCCTTTCTTCACCTTTAACTTCTCCTTACTTTTGCATGTCCCTACATTTTTTTGGGTGTTTTTGGATGATCTTTATCTTGGTTTTTGTTGGTTTTGTGTGAGAGAATTTTGGGATGCAGAAGCATGTGTTTATTGATTGATATGGCTGATTTGACCTCTATTTTGCACccaaaaaaaggataaaaacaAAATGATACTGGGGTAATTTTTGGTGTTAACTTGAGCAAGTTGAAAGCATAGATGGTTGCAGAGAATCACGTTTTGTTTTTCGAGAATGTGAAGAAGTTGTCTGACTCCTTTCTGCTTTATGCAGGCTCTGAGAGTGATCAAGTATGCGGTGGGGAAATCTGGTGCAGAATTCAGAAGGGAGATGCAAAGGAATTCAGTGGCTATACGCCAGTTAATTCACTACAAGGGCCAACCTGATCCTTTGAAGGGTGATGCACTCAATAAAGCAGTCCGTGAAACAGCACAGGAAGCATTATCTGCTCTATTTTCTTCCGAAGAGAGTAAACCTGCTCCCACAGAAACTCTTGGTGGTCGGATACAAGGCTTTGGTAATACCAGCCATGAAGTGCCATCAGAGCATAACAAGTCTTCTTTCCTCAGTGACGTTGTTGGTATAGGAAGTGCTACAATAAAACAAGGACTTAATACTCTTACACAATCTCCATCCCTGAAAAAGAATGACACTGGAAGTTACAGAAGTCCAAATCTTCAGAGATCATTGACAACAGAAGCTGACTACACAGAGAGATATGAAGGGATTTCTGACACTTCTCGGTTTTCAAGAAATGCTGCTTCTGGAAGTTGGAGTCAAGATCTTCAAGCATCAAAAGCTGAAACAGCCAATGCAAATTCAGGTTTGGGTTCTGGTGAAAAGACCCGAGAAGAGAGATTATTAGAAACTATTGCAACATCTGGTGGAGTTCGTCTGCAGCCAACTCGGGATGCACTTCAGGTTTTCCTTCTGGAGGCATCAAAATTAGATGCTTTGGCTTTGACTCACGCCCTTGAATCAAAACTGCGGTCACCGTCATGGCAGGTTTGTCCTTATACTATTCTGTTGCTTAGAATTTTTATAAGTCGCTCCTCTACGTACAGATAGTCGCTATGGGAAGCAATTCATTATAATTGATCTTCTGTATGTAGAAGCTttgaacttttttattttgggcACTGGCATTGGCGCTTCATCTCTTATTTAAACTGATAGACTCTGCTGATTAATGTTAAGATCAAAATTGTTCACATATTTTTACTTGGTCTTCCTTTTTGACAGGTTCGTGTGAAAGCAATCTGTGTCCTCGAGGCTATCTTGAGGAAAAAAGATGACGCGCATTTTGGTACTATGGCATCTTATttcaatgaaaataaagatGTTGTGGTAAAATGCTCTGAATCTCCCCAAGCGTCATTAAGAGAAAAAGCAAACAAAGTAAGATTTTCCAAGATGAACACACTGCAATTCCTTGCCCTCCTCGAACTCCTCCAATAGAAATGAGGAAACACATACACAAATATAAATGCAAAGATCAATGtttataaagaaaaagatgatggagagaaagagagagagagagagagagaaaaaacaaCAACTATAATTTGCGTTTATCACATGGTGCGTTAAATATTATGTGCACTTGAATTCTACAAGGTTCGCGGCACAAGGTTTTTTAGGTCCTTGCTTCTATGCTTTCTTGTTGTAGTTACAAAAACTACATGTATACTTGATACTCAAATCTTTCGCATATGTGGGTAACTCTAACTTAAAGGTTGATTGTCATTGATCAGATATGTAACTTAGGTTATACATTCATAATGATGGGTATGCTGTCAAATCTCATTCTTCTGCGCAGCAAAAGCTAGACAAAATGACACATAAAGCTGTTCAGCCAGTGGAAGGATTAAAGCTGATGAGACCTTAtttatatttaacaaataaaaaataaaaaatgaagggaaaaatAGATGACTAGGAGAAAACATTATTTCATGATCCTCCATTTTATGCACCATTGTGATTCTGACATTAGGTCCATAAAGGTGTGAATTGTGATAtttaaataagtcatcttacAGAGTTTGAGTTATACATCTCAGCTTCATAAGGAAAAGGTTAAAAAACATTTAATGTGTATATCTTGGCATCTTGCAACAAATGTATGATTACATTATGTATCTTCCCTAGTTGAAGTCATATGATGAATATGGGCAGGTCTTAAGTCTTCTGAATGATGGACAAACAGCTGATTCTGTGGCTCATGTAGATAGGTCAGCAAAGGCTGGTAACCCTGCTGTTCAGATGCCTGACTTGATAGACACAGATAATTCTGATGATCTGTTTGGAGCAAATGATTTAGCAAATATGCAGAGTGGTGAAGGCATAAAAATTGCATCCACATCTGCCACCCCTCtgattgatgatctatttgcaGACAATTTGGGCGGCGGCCAGCATAAAAATGATGATGACCCCTTTGCTGATGTCTCATTTCACACCAGTAATGAGAAGGCGCCTGAAGCTGATCTCTTTTCTGGTATGACAGTTGACAAATCAGATGCTACTGAAGTCCATTCGGCTGTCAATAAAAAAGGACCCGAACTGTTTGACATCTTTGGTCCCAGTGTTGAAGTTTCCCAGGAACCCAATAATAATCCTAGAAATGAGGTTCCTGATTTAATGAATGATCTCTCCTTGAATGGGAATGAGTCGTCTAAGAAGCAGAATGGCAGCTCTGGGGCAACCCCCTATCAGAATATGTTTCAAGAGTCCACTATTGATCCTCGTCATCAGGCTTCTAATGATGCCTTGAACAGCATACTTTCCTCCCAGGCTGGTGGAGCAAATGCAAATCCCATGTTTCCTTTGGGTGCTATGCAGTATAACTTGCCTCCTGGCTTCGTGTTGAATCCATCATTTGCTCCTCAGGATCTAAACTATAACGCCATGGGTAACATTTTGGCTCAACAGCAATTCCTTGCAACACTTTCCAATTACCAGCAATTAGGGAGTGTGCACCCATCCTCTAGTGCTAGTCATGCTGCTGGAGGTTATGATTCAGCTCTTCCCGATATCTTCAATGCTAACATTTCGAATCAAACTCCTACTTCCTTGATGAACACTTCGAAGAAAGAAGATACGAAAGCATTTGATTTTATCTCGGTAAGTTTGGGCCTTGTGcacttccattttcttttacTGCTTTGAATGCATTGAATTGTTACCACCCTACTGTGCCCCTGATTGTAAAGGTATGCCATGAACAATTATGCCTTTCTTTATCTATTTTATTTGGCCTAAATCTGCTCCcactaaaaaacaaaaaacaaaaaacaaaagctCCTCCGCTTTTATTCTTGTGGTGATATGGATGTTCTCTGCATCTTAATCCGctgttccttttcttttttttgtacTTGAATACCTCATTCCAGGGCTTCTCAATGTTTCATCTATTTGTCAAAGTTGTGAGAAATAGTGTTTGTTAATTCTGGTTGTGAACGCTAGGGTGTCTTTTCCAAACTGAGAAGACTAGACGACAACTTCATAACAGTAGGACTGTATAACTAATTTTGTTCCCATGGTGGACTCCCTGATGTTTTTGCAGGATCATTTGGCTGCAGCTCGTGATCAAAAGAGGGTGATTTGACCGGTAATAGCTCAAAGCAAACCAGAATGCGCTGCTTATAAGATGTAGCTATACACAATTTGAAGCAGGAATTTAATCTGTAAAGGTCCTTTAGAAGCAGTGATATCAATGTgaaaaaaccaaatattttttcccAATAAGTCTGTTCTGCATGTGTTAGGAAACAGTGTATCGTTGAGAATTAGTTTTACCTGATGAACAAAAGTTTCGATGTCCAGTGCAAATGGAGTTTTGCAAAGGTTTTAGGGGGCGCAGcatattgttgtattgcttgCATCTTCTCTCATATTAATTACTAGATGTTTGCACGTGCCCAACACAATTTAGGTTGAATGTTAACAGTACCAATTCTCACTTGTAACACGAGTAAATGCCATTTCATAagcggaaaaggctcaaatatatCCCTGTACCTATAAAAAACAGTTTAAATATACCTCTCATTTGAGTTTCGGTCCaaatatactcttcttgttatCACGTTCTTCCTCAACTACGCCAATTGCAGGTAGACCGTACGGTATATTTTGAAGTTACAATTCAACCTTCAAAGCTTTGGGTAttgaaaagagaagaagaagaaaaagataacATAGATATTTTTACAGAGAGGAATATTGGGCACAAAAGCGGATAGAGTGCACTGCAAAAGAAAATTCCATTTTAGAGCACTTATTTGTTGAGGGGAGAAAATAGCCATAGAGACAAAAACAGATAGAGCTGTGGAAAACAGTGCAGAATTTGCTCACGTTTCTCTCCACTCCTTCAGCCACCAACACGGTCCATTATCTTTCCCACCACCGTAGCTCACCTTATCTCCGCCCAAGAACACCAAAAAACAGTCACATCTCCTCCATCACCCATAGCTCCGTCAAAACACCACCCATTGGCAACCTTCACACCACCATCCCCTGTTTCGTAACCCAGCTTAAATCCACCATTGTTCAGCCATCGAACACCCCGAAACGATGAAACTCTATAGCCGACTAccaagcaaaaagaaaaaaaaaaaaaaaaaagagaactcaAAGTGGATGGAATGGGTCGGGGATGAATTAAATGGGTGGGTTCGTAAAGTGAACCGGATATTTAAAAGGGAAACTTACGTAAATGTATTCTTCGGCCAACTAGTTTACCAACATGGCCGAAGTCTACACCATATACACTTCGACTGTATATGTGTTATATAGGTATGTATagatgtatagtatatgtacaTTTAGTATAAAGTATACATTACCTATACattgtgtacatattttgtaaactagatgACCGATCGATATTTAACTGTAACTTTCTCTATTTATTAAAATCAATGTTTTAAGAGATGGGGCGGGATGCAAGGCGTTTTACACATTACGGGgtgaggcgtaagccccgaAACACGGGATGTAAGTCCCATGATCTACGCGAAGTTTCATGTatgaatataaattttataattttattacgAAGAAAATAAGCACAAGtgaaattttcattaaaattatgcaaataaattcaaataaatcatcaacaatctagaaaaaataattataattattatttgagaaagataacaacacaaaaaatgataatagccGAGATtatctttaaaatgaaatcatCAACCACTTCATCATCGATTTCCACATCCACTGATCCTTCCCATCCTCAATTAATATTTgtactgattttttttaatatatttcaaAGAAGGAGAAGGGTCAAAAGTGTAAGAGCATGACAAAAAGAGGATAAAGTTGCCTTAGGAACATAGTATTATGGAATCTCTATCCTATCAATTTTAGGCATAACCATCTAAAAGAAACTAGTTATGGCAGTGTTATTTTCCATAGGGGttgctttctttatttataatgttacgtttcacttttacgcgaggcataaaagctacttcgaatGGTGGActcttttggatttttttttttaaagagtcgccacctaatttataagggaaattaggaaaatcaagtTAAAGAGTTTATTCAAACAAAGATAAATCCTTTTAAatcaaagttcgaggtaagggttctgatgagtCATCGGGGAAGGCGACACCCCAATATTAAGAATCCATAGAATACAGttgaccttcgagcttcaatatgtgatttgaaattatttgcttaaaatagtttaaaatcttgtatatcttgtcatggcatatcatttgaaatatttttttggcaaaaatCCCTTTATTTGAAGAAGTTAAATTCCTTTTTGGAAAATGCATATAAGGTTTGAAATGGCCATTTCATTTCTAGACCAAAACATACCTAAGATTTCTCTCGAGTAGAGTTCCACTTAATTTTTGGTCCAAATGTTATGTCCCTTTTGTCCCCTTATAAGTTTCATAACAAGTGTATCTCTTTTTGTAAAAATGCCATGTGAGTTATACAAGTCTTTTGATTAGCAAATACTTTCTATTTTATTAGTTGAAGGTCAACTTATATCCATCTAAAACTCTTTCCTCTAACTTGGGTCTAAATAGAGTTCCCTTTGTTTTGTTTAACTTTAGGGTGGGCTTTGGGCCCAAAACGTTTTCTTTTTAGAAAAGTCATTTGGCTCATGTTTGAACCATTTGAAATTCATTTTGACACTTTGTTTGCAAATCAGATTTGAGCTTTTGTAAATTCTcaagtttttggagaaaagataaaaagccgaattttcattttaaacatgctacttttccaattttttttttccagctttTAAGACAAgttattttattcaaaagaaACACGTATTCCACTATTTTCAGTTTCAATTTTTTGTAAAAGgcaagataatttttttttttttgaaggaaagTGATCATTATCTTTTGTTGGGTCCAAGTTTTAAATAGTAACCAGGTTCCTATTCTAAACGATATACGTATCGTTTTGCTTAATTCAAAGCATtcatcacaatgtatttacGAATACATGCATAAAAACATAAACGAAAAGAAGGGAAGGCTAGTGGGCCTACCGAGCCCACCagttaaccattttcacccatggttgggccttcaagtTTTGGGCTCGGACTCGATGAAGGAAAgtgttgggcctttggcccaacagGACAAAAGTTGCGGTTTCGACCTGAATGGTCCATGCGAGTGAAATCATGCAAGAAAGGAGAgggggaaaaaggaaaatgcGGTTAGAGAGCATCTATGCTTAACAATCATTTAAACAAGAAACAACATGAATTCACACataatcacacacacacacacacacacacatatatgaacATATGTATCAGTTATAGCATGGtgtatctgttacacctcgaaaaatttccgcGTCATGTGCGTTGTGAGTAAGCTAACGTAAGCTcgaagaggtcatggaacccttataaggttaatgaatactcttaccaagtgttaagcaagcgtttaaaggttccgggatcaaaaaaatcgaagaaaataagtttgttgaaatttgggaaaaagttgacagaattttgggtcaactttggagggatatatctcctagtatattgggagttttaaggtgttttaaaagcctaaaatgaagttcgtcgagtctagttttcaatgcaacaaaccgctcgtcgatacgacattggagtagagaattatgaataTTACAAGTTAGGCTAACAGAGCAGAAAACGCGCTACGGTAGCCGCATCGTTACGTGCCGCATCGCTACAAGAATCGTTACAAAGATCGTTTATagtaactgctacagtgccACTGACTTTACCCACCTATAAAAGGGTCAAGACCCCATTTTCCTGCACCAAAAACAGATCCTAAAGCCCAGTacactgtcacgccccaaaacccaccctggaCGTAataggcatccgatgctataaataacaccggaagcaccttataaaataattaaacatcaagttcctttttaataatctttccttattaaattaaataaagttataagtaactgcatatatgaggatcacaattatgaaataaaatcagcggaagtctaatataagtaaatactcataaacgtggcaaacacccattaagtcgtacgagactttgacaatctacccacaattctgacaactatttatggagcttctaagagacaCAACAATCATCTAACTTCTGGACGCAGCCTGGAAATCTAGAATAATATATGAAACAGGAAGTGCCGCACGAACAaggatgtgggctcaccaaatcaacagcagcagcaagttctcctaagtGTCGAGAGCATCACAAATCTGCttttctccgttacctaacataccataaaaaacaacaatggtatgcctgagtactttcgtactcagtgagtgcctcagggacaacaagtaatataaaaataaaatataataatacataaagaaatcagttctgaaaGGATAGTATAAAAAAATGGTCATTCCACTTTacgattcttaatatcatttgttaaacaagCTTTACAAAGCCATTAATcaatataaaaacaaatattcaaCCTTGtatatctcaataagaattatcaaaaaccgattataaagccttttgtcaagttacaactttcaataatgcctttcaaattgatcatgattgtcaacaacagttctctgagagaataagaatatcacacatgccaatataggcccaagaatcaatcacatcgaagggatgaccgtagaggtttcctaaacacagcgcaccacaccggaatatgtaattctcggtggctatccttcctcctgaatagctaggcataaatcacactccgggtagcgaacccggtagtggccactcttcctcccgaatggctaggcaattaccacactaggatccatggTGGCTACCCTTTCTCCCGAGTAGCTaagccaaacacaacaacaaagttcatagcatagaagttgattcacaatttgtctcaaggtagtcacaccatcaaataacattaaagttcattatgccattacgaaaatccataatttcatagataatcttgaaaacatttccacttctttaaacaagattcctttgtcatagttcctttgtaaaatcatcaataccaacaattaaccatcatcactgatcatctcttatagaagaaaacgattatgatttcatatacgtatatagaggataatacaatcaaggtttaatgtgggcttgtcccctaacacacattaaccattaatcgAAACaaggaactagggttttgcatgAGAAATTCACCTCTTTATTCAATAAATAACCTTTGAGAATAAAACATATATCCATGATGAGGTTtgtaaaagagagacatacaaatcatatttatagtcaaaaatgatttttaaaagagacatacatccaaaaccagttttcaaaagagagacatataaattacctttatattaaaaaaggattttatttttaaagagacatacgaatcacctttatagtcaagaatgattttaaaagagacatacaaatcaccatTATAGTCAAtaatgattttaaaagagacatacatccaaaacCAGTTTTCAAACGAGAGACATataaattacctttatattcaaaaaagattttatttttaaagagacatacaaatcacctttatagtcaagaatgattttaaaagagacataccttagtACGTTAAGCAAAGTTTAATAATTCACTttcctaatgaagaacacccaaaccctagcttgaatcactttgggaagaattatgctgcaaaccctaggttttggtcacaagttaatcatgttaagaatcatggtttgatgttagaatagtttagtaatgttaagggtgttcttacctttgatttgaagacttggaggaatgATTTTCGTCCCTAGGGTTTGGGagcatgaaaaaaaatgggaacaaaataagaccatacccattttaaaccCAATTTTTTGCCAGAAACGGTGAAAGTAAGGCCTCAAAGTACGTCCCGAACTttgaagtacgtcccgtacttgtaGCCCGTACTTTGGCTGCCAAAACCAGTGAGGAACGGAAGAAGTACGCCCTAAAAGGACGTCCCGTACTTTAAAGGACGTCCCGTACTTTCTGGGCGTACTTTGGGCGAAATCTCTAGCTTTTGTGCCCTTCAGTAAAACGGACATAGctttttgtacataactttTCTCGGGTTACGCGACTtaccattggaaagctatttcaaagatatacaactttcatcaaggaagtttttccaaattcacaacaaattttcatgaaaatcgcccagaatacagacctaccaaaacttaggcgaatttaagagcccttaagaacttcaattgttggtttgacttcaaaacgaccatcttccacccgaattcatcaagaatggattcatatagatataatatcatcttaacactagatttttacatattcacacctagttcaagtttacggggtgttacacacacatataggggcaaatatgtcataaaaagtgagggtttgaagtgatttttgGCTATTCAAGGCTCGGGTAATGCATAGTCACAGTTATAgaattgttttgcggtggattttgggcttggattcaaggtagatattgaagatattgctgttttaacaagaataaggtatgaatctctccttattaatgttacttttggtttattcacgaagatagagtAATTAAAGGGTCGTATAATTAAGTtgtgggttgagaaattggataaacatcgtgcgggatgttttatggtatattttgatgttaatgatgatgttgatgatgttagtattgttgttgttgttggttgttcgtattgtgatttcgggctaaagatataaacaggggagatgctgcccgaatttcggcagacttTAAGGGATTTACTTTGAAGGCTTGAggaagcatatgacgataagcctaataatagtatgaatgattttatatgtagattacgagactacgaatgatcttatgtagattgcaagacaaaaagtaagttggaaagtcgggaagtaagcttccaggtatgttaaggctttccctttctttctttttggcatgatcctatgatatgagcgaacaacaagtaaacgagcttccatattaatctgctcttagaagcactagaagtacttcagtcttaGATGTTCCTGTACCCCTCTTATGATTGTCCCTTCTGTTCATAGGTCCTGACTTTTGTATCATGATTATGTTAGTTCACATTTATACATTGCATTCAattgcatacatacatattgacccgtgaccagaaggcgttatataaacattaccacctgatcagctggtgcacagtgatgatgattatgctattatgccccttctattatgcccgaaggggccattatgctattatgcccgaaggggcctatatgggatatggatcgggccgtacgttcgtcggcactatgacctatgcatatcatacgcccgtAGAGAAATTTTCAGTAAGCAGAgatatacagatatgttcagatagtcagacatatagatgcattcatacagatatgttcATACAAATCGGACATACGTATGTATTCATTCGGATCCggtttagtttatgattctcgagattttcttcatgactcctatgtgtatatTTCTttcgctttt contains:
- the LOC132059670 gene encoding protein MODIFIED TRANSPORT TO THE VACUOLE 1 isoform X1; the encoded protein is MDSSRRAVESYWRSRMIDGATSDEEKVTPVYKLEEIRDLLRSSHSSIVKEFSDFILKRLQHKSPIVKQKALRVIKYAVGKSGAEFRREMQRNSVAIRQLIHYKGQPDPLKGDALNKAVRETAQEALSALFSSEESKPAPTETLGGRIQGFGNTSHEVPSEHNKSSFLSDVVGIGSATIKQGLNTLTQSPSLKKNDTGSYRSPNLQRSLTTEADYTERYEGISDTSRFSRNAASGSWSQDLQASKAETANANSGLGSGEKTREERLLETIATSGGVRLQPTRDALQVFLLEASKLDALALTHALESKLRSPSWQVRVKAICVLEAILRKKDDAHFGTMASYFNENKDVVVKCSESPQASLREKANKVLSLLNDGQTADSVAHVDRSAKAGNPAVQMPDLIDTDNSDDLFGANDLANMQSGEGIKIASTSATPLIDDLFADNLGGGQHKNDDDPFADVSFHTSNEKAPEADLFSGMTVDKSDATEVHSAVNKKGPELFDIFGPSVEVSQEPNNNPRNEVPDLMNDLSLNGNESSKKQNGSSGATPYQNMFQESTIDPRHQASNDALNSILSSQAGGANANPMFPLGAMQYNLPPGFVLNPSFAPQDLNYNAMGNILAQQQFLATLSNYQQLGSVHPSSSASHAAGGYDSALPDIFNANISNQTPTSLMNTSKKEDTKAFDFISDHLAAARDQKRVI
- the LOC132059670 gene encoding protein MODIFIED TRANSPORT TO THE VACUOLE 1 isoform X2, coding for MDSSRRAVESYWRSRMIDGATSDEEKVTPVYKLEEIRDLLRSSHSSIVKEFSDFILKRLQHKSPIVKQKALRVIKYAVGKSGAEFRREMQRNSVAIRQLIHYKGQPDPLKGDALNKAVRETAQEALSALFSSEESKPAPTETLGGRIQGFGNTSHEVPSEHNKSSFLSDVVGIGSATIKQGLNTLTQSPSLKKNDTGSYRSPNLQRSLTTEADYTERYEGISDTSRFSRNAASGSWSQDLQASKAETANANSGLGSGEKTREERLLETIATSGGVRLQPTRDALQVFLLEASKLDALALTHALESKLRSPSWQVLSLLNDGQTADSVAHVDRSAKAGNPAVQMPDLIDTDNSDDLFGANDLANMQSGEGIKIASTSATPLIDDLFADNLGGGQHKNDDDPFADVSFHTSNEKAPEADLFSGMTVDKSDATEVHSAVNKKGPELFDIFGPSVEVSQEPNNNPRNEVPDLMNDLSLNGNESSKKQNGSSGATPYQNMFQESTIDPRHQASNDALNSILSSQAGGANANPMFPLGAMQYNLPPGFVLNPSFAPQDLNYNAMGNILAQQQFLATLSNYQQLGSVHPSSSASHAAGGYDSALPDIFNANISNQTPTSLMNTSKKEDTKAFDFISDHLAAARDQKRVI